A segment of the Patescibacteria group bacterium genome:
ATACTGCAAAAGGTGGATCAAAAACGGTAAAGCTTGAAACCGGAGCAACAATAAACGTCCCTATGTTCATCAATCAAGATGAAATCATTCGAATCAATACTGAAACTGGTGAATACGTAGAACGAGTTGGAGGAAATAGTTTCTAAGATCTCCCTCCTGACAATAAAAAATCCCTACTAATTAGTAGGGATTTTTTATTGTATACTTATAGATACGTTAATTATTTATTACATGAGCGCATCAGCACAAGCCCTAGAAACCCTTAAACGAGAAATTGAAGCCTCTAAACGCGAAATCCAACGTAAAGAGCCCGACCTAAAAAGAAAAGCAGATGAACACAATAGACTCAAGGCAGAAGTCGCTAAAATGGAACAGGACGTAGGGCACTTTAAAGCAGAGCAACAAAAGAAAGAATTAGAACTTAAAAAGAAGGAAGAGGAGATAAATCGTAAAAAACAAGAAGAAACAAAGATGGAACAAGAGATAGAACGAATGAAGAAAGAGATCGAACATATTCATTCCGAGCTCGAGCATCATGCCCGTGAAATGGAAAGTATGCAACGGGAATTGGAACACACTCTTGAAGAGTCAAAAAGAAAAGCAGCATAAACTCAAACAAAAAAACTCCAGCGTTATGCTGGAGTTTTTTGTTTATAGTCTTTATCGAGACACGAATGGGAGGAGTCCCATAAATCGTGCGCGCTTCACGGCTGTTGCGAGCTGGCGCTGGCTCTTTGAGCTTGTGCCTGTTCGCTTTCGTGAAATCATTCGAGCATGAGGATTAAGAAACTTCTTGAGAATCTCAATATCCTTATAATCGATATGCTTTATATTATTCTGTGAAAAGTAACACTGCTTTGACATGATAATTTGCGGCTTATTGTATTGTGTAGTTTTTGATTGCACGTTGTTTAAAATGGAATGTCTTCTGGGTTGATTTCTTCCTCTGGATATTCGATGGTATCAATTCCTTCGTTTTTGTCAACCTTTGGGCTTGCTTGGTTGCCTTGTGAAGCAGGAGCTCCAGCTGAGGCAGGACCAGGGCCACCTGCACTTGCTCGATTACCAAACTGAACTCGATCTGCAATGATTTCTGTTCGGTAGAGCTTCTTTCCGTCTGCACCATCCCATGATCGGGTCTGCATTCGGCCTTCTACAAGTACTGATGAACCCTTCTTAAGATACTGAGCCGCTGTTTCAGCCTGACGGCCAAACACTACTACGTTGTGATAATCAGCTGACTCTTGTCGAGCTCCGCTTTTATCTTTCCAAACTCGATTGGTTGCTACTGAGAAACTTGCCACTTGAATACCTGATGGGAGTGATTTAAGCTCCGGATCTCGTGTGAGATTTCCTATAACAATTGCTCGGTTGAGATACATAGTTGATTATTATACGACTAAATTATCTATTGTTTTGTCGATATCTTCTCCTTCTACCTTTGGAGCTTCTGCATCATCTTTAGCTTCACCTTCTACTCCTTCAGGAGCATCAGTTGGCTTAAAGAGTACTTTCTGAGCCACCATAGTGTTCTCTCGAACAGTATTGATAGTCATGAATCTAATAAGTGTTTCCATCTTATCAAGATCTTCCTTAATGAGTGGAATTGCATGTGAGGTTGCCTCAAATTTAATCCATCCAAAATAGGCTTCAGAATACTTTGATCGCTTGCTTCCTACCACTTTAACCATTTCATAAGCGAGTGGTCGTAGTGTCGGAAAGTCCTCGGTAATAAAGGTTCCTTGTCGGCTTTCAATACTTGCCTTGATTGCCTGTACCTCTTGTGGAAGGTTTTCTTCCGCAATTGTAGGAACGAGGAGATAGCCGATCTCGTAGACTTTCATCCCGTTATCGTTTTTCATTTCGTTTTTTGCCATGACCCACAGATTATCACATATCTCTGTGGCTTGCAATAGCTTAGCATAGCCATATGAAATAGTTTTTAAGAAGGTCTAAAAAAGACCTTAAGGGTTGTTTCCATGAGAGCCTGCTTAACAGATTCAAGGTCCTTACCTTTAATTTCAGCTATTTTCTTCACTATTTCCTCAACATAGAGCGGACTGTTTCGTTTTCCTCGATAAGGCACGGGAGCAGCAAATGGACTATCAGTTTCAGCCATCATATGGCTTAAAGGCACATATCGCACAACTTCCTGGTACTGTGGAGCAAATGTAATAGGCCCAGTAAATGACATCGTGAAGTCTAATTCCAATATCTGAGCAGCAATATCTAACGGCGAAGTAAAAAAATGAAAATTTGCTCGTAAGACATCTCCATATTCCCTCTTTTTTGAGGCTAAAAGGGCAAGAACATCTGGGTATGCATCTCTGCAATGAATCATTAAAGGTTTACTATGAGCAACAGCAAAAGCAATTTGTTTTTCAAATTCATCTTTCTGTCGCTGTTTCTCTATGTCAGGACTTTCAGGTAGCCGCGCATAATCAAGACCACATTCCCCTATTGCTACGGTTTTTGGATGATTAACCAACACTAAGTAATCTGCTTCGTTAAAAGATTCAGTGGCATTATCTGCAGGATGAAGACCAACAGCAGCATAAAGATGTGCATGTTTTGTTGCCAATTCTACGGCATTTCGTGAGGTTTGAAGATCAACTCCAATAGTTATTGTTGCAACCTTCTGCTTTCGCATCTCTTCAATTACCTGATCTCGATCTAGATCAAAATCTTTAAAATCCAAATGTGAATGAATATCAAAATAGTCGTACATTTAAATTATCATTTTCCTAAGTTTATCCTGAAGTTGTCTCAGCTGTTCTAATTCGAGATCTAAGTCTTCATTGCTTTCAAACTGAATTTGAGCACCTTGGTCCGATAAACCTTTTTTTATCTCTGTATGATCATCAATACTGTCTTTAACCTCCTGTTCAATAGCTTCTTTAAAGACTGGATCATTTCTATCCAATATAAGTTGAATTACAGCTTTGTCATTATATCCAGACATGCTATCAAGTAAAAAACTAGTGATCATGTCACGAGCTTCACCTTCATAAGGATTATTTCTAGGTTGTTCCATATATATACTATTTAATCTTTTCTCATAAATAACGGCTGTTCTGGCATCTTTCGCTCTTTGATAAGAGCTTGAATTGCAGCACCAGTTGTTGGTAGTACTGGTTCTAATTGCTGAGCTATTTTATAAAGACTAAATAGTAAATGATGAATATCTTTCTTCCCTGCCTCAAGATCTACTTTTACTTTCTTAAAAGGCTGCTCTGTTTGAATGTATCCATCAAGATCTGAAATTTGTTTCCAAATTGCTTCAAGAGCTTTGTTAATTTGATAATGTTCATAGAACTCAATCGGAGATCCATCACCAAACACAGTAGTTTTTAAATCATCATCTGTTAATGCAACTTCGTTTGTTATTGTCATTTTTAAGATTCTAGAGGTGAGATTTCCAAGACCATTGGCTAAATCAGCATTAAATGCAGTCTTAAATTTATCCATTGTAAAATCACTATCCTCAAACGGATGAATATGTCGTGCTAAGTAGTATCGAAGTGGTTCTATGCCATATTCTTCGACAATGTCATATGGGTTTATCACATTTCCTAAAGATTTAGACATTTTTTGACCACCAGAAGTAATAAAGCCGTGAATTACTATTTGTTTTGAAGGTGGTAGATCTGCAGCCATGAGCATGGCTTGCCACATCGCTGATTGCTGCCGAAGATTGTCTTTTCCAGCAAACTGGACTACAGGCCAATAGGTATTAAACTTATCAAGATTGGTTGGCCAGCCTATCGCTGATATATAATTTACAAGAGCATCAAACCATACATACATAACCTGACTATCATCACCTGGTACAGGCACACCCCAGGGCATCTTGCTCTTGAGACGTGAAATACTAAAGTCTTCTAGCCCTCGAGAAATAAAAGCTTTTATTTCATTAAATCTAAAATCTGGAACAACAAACTCAGGATTGTCTTTATAATGCTGTTCTAGCTTTTCTTTAAATGCACTAAATTTAAAAAAGTAATTTTCTTCTTCTATTAATTCTATTTGTAAATTAGGATGAATAGGACACTTATCATCTACTAATTCTGAATCTGTCTTTTCAAGCTCACAACCAACGCAATATTTAACCGAATAGCTCTTTTTAGTTATATAGCCATTTTTATCACAAATCTTCCAAAAGTCTTGTGCAGCTGCTTTATGATGAACATCAGTAGTTCGAATAAAATTTAACTCTGAAAGACCTAATTTATCTTTAAGACCTCTAAATTTCTCAGCATACCCATCAACATATGTTTGAGTATCTATACCTGCTTCTTCAGCCTTCCTGTGTATTTTGAGGCCGTGTTCATCGGTACCAGTGTTAAAGAAAACATCGTATCCCATCAGGCGTTTGTATCGAGCAATAATATCAGCTTGCACTATTTCCAAAGCAAAACCAATATGTGGATCTGAGTTCACATACGGCAAAGTCGTCGTTATATAAAATGCGTTTTTATTGTTCTGGTTCTGCATATACGTTTAATCTTTTTTCTCGAGCAACACCTCTATTTTTTTCGACATCACTCATAAATTCGGTTAATGCTACGGCAATTGGCACTGATATAAGTACACCTAGAAATCCTCCAGCTTTACTTCCAATTAATAAGGCAATAATGACAACAAGCGGTGGAACGTTGAGAATCTTACGAACTACAACCGGGTAAATTATATTGCTCTCAATTTGCTGTATAGCAAGATACACCAATGCGATAATTATACCAAATGTGAGTCCTCCTTGGAGGAATGCAACAAGCACGCCCGGTAATGCGCCAATAATACCGCCAAACACAGGAATAATTTCAAATATCATTGAAACAAATGCCAAAAACAAAGCATTTTTTACTCCAAGAATAGTTAGACTGATAAATACAAGGACACCCACTATGACAGCAAGGATGAGCTGTCCTTGCATCCAAATACCAATTTTATGCTGAGTACGATGCCATAAATTAATTATGTATTCTTCATGCTTTAGTGGTAATACAAGACGTAAGAAGTCTTCTACACCCTTTTCCTGCACCGCAAGATAGAAAGAGATAACAAGGGTTAATAAAAAGCTTAAGGCTCCTCCGAATATCGCAATAATTGTAGCAAGCACAGCACCACTATCACTTGTCATTCCACCAATCAGATCTTGAAGTACAGTACCAATTGATTCTACTGGTGAGAAATTCTGACTTAAGACAGGATGAGCTGCAATATCAACTGTTGATACTGAAGTCGGCAACATTTGCATCACATCAGACAATTCTTGTACAAAAGACGGTGCAATAAAATAGAAAAATGCTCCAATAAATGTTAGTAAAATAATGTAAATAATTATTACTGAAATCAATCGTGGGATTCTTCTCCGTACAAGCCATTTGGTACCAGGTTCTATAGCAGAAGCAATTACCACAGCCGTTAGTACAATAAGAACAATATCTCGTAAATAATAGAGCGCAAAAGCAACAAAAAGAATACCCAATACCTTTATTATAGTACCTGTACTAATTGTAATATTTGTTGAAGGAGGAGGTAGCTGCATGAAGTAATACTATCATAAAGCACCTTCTATTTTTTAATCCCATCTTTAAGCCACGAAGAGCTTTGAATTTTACCGCCCCCAACTCCAAACACCATTTCAATATTAAGGACCGAACACACTTCAGTTTCAGGAATATCTAAGGGAGACATCGTATCCCCACCTTTAGCAAAAACATGAGGTTTAATGTGCTGAAGGGTTTTTCTCACAGTTCTATCATCATCAAGAGCAATAATAACCTCATCCAC
Coding sequences within it:
- the rpsR gene encoding 30S ribosomal protein S18 — encoded protein: MSKQCYFSQNNIKHIDYKDIEILKKFLNPHARMISRKRTGTSSKSQRQLATAVKRARFMGLLPFVSR
- the ssb gene encoding single-stranded DNA-binding protein, whose protein sequence is MYLNRAIVIGNLTRDPELKSLPSGIQVASFSVATNRVWKDKSGARQESADYHNVVVFGRQAETAAQYLKKGSSVLVEGRMQTRSWDGADGKKLYRTEIIADRVQFGNRASAGGPGPASAGAPASQGNQASPKVDKNEGIDTIEYPEEEINPEDIPF
- a CDS encoding 30S ribosomal protein S6; its protein translation is MAKNEMKNDNGMKVYEIGYLLVPTIAEENLPQEVQAIKASIESRQGTFITEDFPTLRPLAYEMVKVVGSKRSKYSEAYFGWIKFEATSHAIPLIKEDLDKMETLIRFMTINTVRENTMVAQKVLFKPTDAPEGVEGEAKDDAEAPKVEGEDIDKTIDNLVV
- a CDS encoding TatD family hydrolase; the encoded protein is MYDYFDIHSHLDFKDFDLDRDQVIEEMRKQKVATITIGVDLQTSRNAVELATKHAHLYAAVGLHPADNATESFNEADYLVLVNHPKTVAIGECGLDYARLPESPDIEKQRQKDEFEKQIAFAVAHSKPLMIHCRDAYPDVLALLASKKREYGDVLRANFHFFTSPLDIAAQILELDFTMSFTGPITFAPQYQEVVRYVPLSHMMAETDSPFAAPVPYRGKRNSPLYVEEIVKKIAEIKGKDLESVKQALMETTLKVFFRPS
- the metG gene encoding methionine--tRNA ligase, with the protein product MQNQNNKNAFYITTTLPYVNSDPHIGFALEIVQADIIARYKRLMGYDVFFNTGTDEHGLKIHRKAEEAGIDTQTYVDGYAEKFRGLKDKLGLSELNFIRTTDVHHKAAAQDFWKICDKNGYITKKSYSVKYCVGCELEKTDSELVDDKCPIHPNLQIELIEEENYFFKFSAFKEKLEQHYKDNPEFVVPDFRFNEIKAFISRGLEDFSISRLKSKMPWGVPVPGDDSQVMYVWFDALVNYISAIGWPTNLDKFNTYWPVVQFAGKDNLRQQSAMWQAMLMAADLPPSKQIVIHGFITSGGQKMSKSLGNVINPYDIVEEYGIEPLRYYLARHIHPFEDSDFTMDKFKTAFNADLANGLGNLTSRILKMTITNEVALTDDDLKTTVFGDGSPIEFYEHYQINKALEAIWKQISDLDGYIQTEQPFKKVKVDLEAGKKDIHHLLFSLYKIAQQLEPVLPTTGAAIQALIKERKMPEQPLFMRKD
- a CDS encoding AI-2E family transporter; amino-acid sequence: MQLPPPSTNITISTGTIIKVLGILFVAFALYYLRDIVLIVLTAVVIASAIEPGTKWLVRRRIPRLISVIIIYIILLTFIGAFFYFIAPSFVQELSDVMQMLPTSVSTVDIAAHPVLSQNFSPVESIGTVLQDLIGGMTSDSGAVLATIIAIFGGALSFLLTLVISFYLAVQEKGVEDFLRLVLPLKHEEYIINLWHRTQHKIGIWMQGQLILAVIVGVLVFISLTILGVKNALFLAFVSMIFEIIPVFGGIIGALPGVLVAFLQGGLTFGIIIALVYLAIQQIESNIIYPVVVRKILNVPPLVVIIALLIGSKAGGFLGVLISVPIAVALTEFMSDVEKNRGVAREKRLNVYAEPEQ
- a CDS encoding adenylyltransferase/cytidyltransferase family protein, whose amino-acid sequence is MKIVATSGYFNPLHKGHVRLIQEAKKLGDYLIVIVNNDEQVKLKGSVPFMTAHERAEIVAALKAVDEVIIALDDDRTVRKTLQHIKPHVFAKGGDTMSPLDIPETEVCSVLNIEMVFGVGGGKIQSSSWLKDGIKK